A single genomic interval of Nonomuraea rubra harbors:
- a CDS encoding discoidin domain-containing protein, which yields MLALTASLGVAPSHADDALGLPVFTGGDPVPAEPVGYHPRRMMERIYKKEKGGDSYWIDRMLARPGDDPAGPWLMTRGRALFMKEHDPSVLGFGGYVAYWESIDNRDAYEISLGTPLTENVAERLQMPSHWTGRYAGDGLAVGVKKFITHENVAVTTLEITNTGAEPRTVPVTVTSPYTKRADGDRELTGAVWAKNKLTTIFPRLSGDGLKVSDGALKGSLTVEPGRTVRTKVQLGFVTEELPGSRAEYDGYKGRSPEQALRRQLQDYNAWWAENLPYIDVPDENIKKFVYYRWWLMRFNFLDADIPGNDFQFPTSVEGALGYNNAIVLTVPMFVQDLKYLRDPIYSYGPWVSVGESSRNAKYTDNPGDPENWSNSYTQYISAAALESYQIHGGQPSILRNLARYAEKDVYGQLDAYDSNDNGVIEYDWEAMTGNDADAVSFHYYDRANERLEGAYVYANAMAAAQAYELAGDAAKAAELRGVADKVRNGVLTLLWDEQNKLFKHRDLQTGTLIPWKESNNYIPYATGLVPTDDPKYREALRLWADPAEYPIFPAYTANQKDKAEAAAAGHPGTNNFSQINSTRNFALFSKAMRQYETPYITAEQYKQLLYWNAWSQYVGGDTRYPDANEFWANWNPQTKTIGYRSWIHHTILGSSNWTVIEDVMGLRPRSDGKVELWPVDIGWDHFTVNGVNYRGSDLTIVWDKPGDGTRHYAGVPEGYSILIDGKRKVTLSGLAHATWDPNTGKVEGGPQEKSAVVHAEKASLKSPTDVRLTGDRIEDLFQKAGVDLRAPRRNLVESATASHGDPAGAVDGFTINAPAWDSKGSGNPQDWLEVDLGSAQKVDQLKLYFSNDRKTSGEPAFYSVQYLDGATWKDVPRQDKRPLYPRANLNEVRFPAVTARKLRVLVTHRPGHSTGLKEVQAYRSGADAGRVTNQAPSVVPVVDPAFTRPGQARIEAVVKDDALPKGTLAVQWSKVDGPGEAYFTDPTGPATVVAFSAAGPYTLELAATDGARTTTATVNVTATDQATQVNIAPKATPTASYTSPWERVTAINDDIDPPRSNDGANPRWGTWPQQGTQWVQLDWPAPVQVNKADVYFFDDGGGVRVPASWKIQQWDGDSFEDVTGAQTYPKAVDAYNTVSFDPVTTSRLRVQLESGGASVGLLEVKVYEVPPDAVRPVHVPTLVDTLPRLPATVETLYADGSRGQAAVTWQQVTPEQVRNGGTSFTVTGLAEGVRRPAQATVYVRASAAVTITSVAEEAVTTRAGVAPALPRTVVATYNDGSKDSSLAVTWEPVDPARYAQPGTFTVTGQVTGTTVTAKTTVTVQ from the coding sequence GTGTTAGCGCTCACAGCCTCGCTGGGCGTGGCGCCGTCCCACGCGGACGACGCGCTCGGCCTGCCGGTCTTCACGGGCGGGGATCCCGTGCCGGCGGAGCCCGTGGGCTACCACCCGCGCAGGATGATGGAGCGGATCTACAAGAAGGAGAAGGGCGGCGACTCCTACTGGATCGACCGCATGCTCGCCCGCCCCGGTGACGATCCGGCGGGGCCGTGGCTGATGACGCGCGGGCGGGCGCTGTTCATGAAGGAGCACGACCCGTCGGTGCTCGGTTTCGGCGGGTACGTGGCGTACTGGGAGAGCATCGACAACCGCGACGCGTACGAGATCTCGCTCGGCACCCCGCTCACCGAGAACGTCGCCGAGCGCCTGCAGATGCCCAGCCACTGGACCGGCCGGTACGCGGGTGACGGGCTCGCCGTCGGGGTCAAGAAGTTCATCACCCACGAGAACGTGGCCGTGACGACCCTGGAGATCACCAACACGGGGGCGGAGCCGCGCACCGTGCCCGTCACCGTCACCTCGCCGTACACGAAGAGGGCCGACGGCGACCGCGAGCTGACCGGCGCGGTGTGGGCGAAGAACAAGCTGACCACGATCTTCCCCAGGCTCAGCGGCGACGGTCTGAAAGTCTCGGACGGCGCGCTCAAGGGCTCGCTGACCGTCGAGCCTGGCAGGACCGTGCGGACCAAGGTGCAGCTGGGCTTCGTCACCGAGGAGCTGCCGGGGTCGCGGGCGGAGTACGACGGGTACAAGGGCCGCTCGCCCGAGCAGGCATTGCGCCGCCAGCTCCAGGACTACAACGCCTGGTGGGCCGAGAACCTGCCCTACATCGACGTGCCCGACGAGAACATCAAGAAGTTCGTCTACTACCGCTGGTGGCTGATGCGCTTCAACTTCCTCGACGCCGACATCCCCGGGAACGACTTCCAGTTCCCCACGTCGGTGGAGGGCGCGCTGGGCTACAACAACGCGATCGTGCTGACCGTGCCCATGTTCGTGCAGGACCTGAAGTACCTGCGGGACCCGATCTACTCGTACGGGCCGTGGGTGTCGGTGGGCGAGAGCTCGCGTAACGCGAAATACACCGACAACCCCGGCGACCCGGAGAACTGGTCGAACAGCTACACGCAGTACATCTCGGCCGCGGCCCTGGAGAGCTACCAGATCCACGGCGGGCAGCCGTCGATCCTGCGCAACCTGGCCAGGTACGCCGAGAAGGACGTGTACGGGCAGCTCGACGCGTACGACTCCAACGACAACGGGGTCATCGAGTACGACTGGGAGGCCATGACCGGCAACGACGCCGACGCGGTGTCGTTCCACTACTACGACCGGGCCAACGAGCGGCTGGAGGGCGCCTACGTCTACGCCAACGCGATGGCGGCGGCGCAGGCGTACGAGCTGGCCGGCGACGCCGCCAAGGCCGCCGAGCTGCGCGGCGTGGCAGACAAGGTGAGGAACGGCGTCCTGACCCTGCTGTGGGACGAGCAGAACAAGCTGTTCAAGCACCGCGACCTGCAGACGGGCACCCTGATCCCGTGGAAGGAGTCCAACAACTACATCCCGTACGCGACCGGCCTCGTCCCCACCGATGACCCGAAATATCGGGAGGCGCTCAGGTTGTGGGCCGATCCGGCGGAGTATCCGATCTTCCCGGCGTACACGGCCAACCAGAAGGACAAGGCGGAGGCCGCCGCCGCGGGCCACCCGGGCACCAACAACTTCTCCCAGATCAACTCCACCAGGAACTTCGCGCTGTTCTCCAAGGCCATGCGCCAGTACGAGACCCCGTACATCACGGCCGAGCAGTACAAGCAGCTCCTGTACTGGAACGCCTGGTCGCAGTACGTCGGCGGCGACACCCGCTACCCCGACGCCAACGAGTTCTGGGCCAACTGGAACCCGCAGACCAAGACGATCGGCTACCGCTCCTGGATCCACCACACGATCCTGGGCAGCAGCAACTGGACCGTCATCGAGGACGTCATGGGCCTGCGCCCGCGCTCGGACGGCAAGGTCGAGCTGTGGCCGGTGGACATCGGCTGGGACCACTTCACCGTCAACGGCGTCAACTACCGCGGCTCCGACCTGACCATCGTCTGGGACAAGCCGGGCGACGGCACCAGGCACTACGCCGGGGTGCCCGAGGGGTACTCGATCCTGATCGACGGCAAGCGCAAGGTCACGCTCTCCGGCCTCGCGCACGCCACCTGGGACCCGAATACGGGCAAGGTCGAGGGCGGCCCTCAAGAAAAAAGCGCCGTGGTGCACGCGGAGAAGGCGTCGCTCAAGTCCCCCACCGACGTCAGGCTGACCGGCGACCGCATCGAGGACCTGTTCCAGAAGGCCGGCGTGGACCTGCGCGCCCCCCGCCGGAACCTGGTCGAATCCGCCACCGCCTCCCACGGCGACCCGGCGGGCGCCGTGGACGGCTTCACCATCAACGCCCCCGCCTGGGACTCCAAGGGCTCCGGCAACCCCCAGGACTGGCTGGAGGTGGACCTCGGCTCGGCCCAGAAGGTCGACCAGCTCAAGCTCTACTTCTCCAACGACCGCAAGACCTCCGGCGAGCCCGCCTTCTACTCGGTGCAGTACCTCGACGGCGCCACCTGGAAGGACGTGCCGCGGCAGGACAAGCGGCCGCTCTACCCGCGGGCGAACCTCAACGAGGTGCGCTTCCCCGCCGTCACCGCGCGGAAGCTGCGCGTGCTGGTCACGCACCGGCCCGGGCACTCGACCGGGCTGAAGGAGGTGCAGGCCTACCGGTCGGGCGCGGACGCGGGCCGGGTCACCAACCAGGCGCCGTCCGTGGTGCCCGTCGTCGATCCCGCGTTCACCCGCCCGGGGCAGGCCAGGATCGAGGCCGTGGTCAAGGACGACGCGCTGCCGAAGGGCACGCTGGCCGTGCAGTGGTCCAAGGTGGACGGGCCCGGTGAGGCGTACTTCACCGACCCGACCGGCCCGGCCACGGTGGTCGCGTTCTCGGCGGCGGGGCCGTACACGCTGGAGCTGGCCGCCACGGACGGCGCGCGGACCACCACCGCCACCGTGAACGTCACCGCCACCGACCAGGCCACGCAGGTGAACATCGCCCCCAAGGCCACGCCCACCGCCTCCTACACCTCGCCGTGGGAGCGCGTCACCGCGATCAACGACGACATCGACCCGCCGCGCTCCAACGACGGGGCCAACCCGCGCTGGGGCACCTGGCCGCAGCAGGGCACCCAGTGGGTCCAGCTCGACTGGCCTGCCCCCGTCCAGGTGAACAAGGCGGACGTGTACTTCTTCGACGACGGCGGCGGCGTGCGCGTACCCGCCTCGTGGAAGATCCAGCAGTGGGACGGCGACTCCTTCGAGGACGTCACCGGCGCGCAGACCTACCCGAAGGCCGTGGACGCCTACAACACCGTCTCCTTCGACCCGGTCACCACCTCGCGCCTGCGCGTGCAGCTCGAATCGGGCGGCGCGTCGGTCGGCCTGCTGGAGGTCAAGGTGTACGAGGTGCCGCCGGACGCGGTGCGCCCCGTCCACGTGCCCACCCTGGTGGACACGCTGCCGCGGCTCCCCGCCACGGTCGAGACCCTGTACGCCGACGGCTCCCGCGGCCAGGCCGCCGTCACCTGGCAGCAGGTGACGCCCGAACAGGTCAGGAACGGCGGCACCAGCTTCACCGTCACCGGCCTGGCAGAAGGCGTGCGCCGGCCCGCCCAGGCCACGGTGTACGTCCGCGCCTCCGCGGCGGTGACGATCACCTCGGTGGCCGAGGAGGCGGTCACGACCCGGGCCGGGGTCGCGCCGGCGCTGCCGAGGACCGTCGTGGCGACGTACAACGACGGGTCGAAGGACAGCTCGCTGGCCGTCACCTGGGAGCCCGTCGATCCCGCGCGGTACGCCCAGCCCGGCACGTTCACCGTGACCGGGCAGGTGACGGGCACGACTGTGACGGCGAAGACCACCGTGACGGTCCAGTAG
- a CDS encoding glycoside hydrolase family 127 protein: MANPVLPSSGVLSPLGLDSVRVLPGFWGDRIVLNNEVTIAHCQEWEEREGWIGNFRGERPRRGREFSDSEIYKLLEAMAWADHPGLPALAEVVAQAQEGDGYLNTRWSGSRYTDFEWGHELYCYGHLIQAGVARLRMHGEDQLTQVVTRAADHVCRRFMDTDETCGHPVIEMALVELYRATGTERYLEMARRFVERRGLPALADIPFGRGYYQDDLPVRQAQVFRGHVVRALYLASGVVDVAVETGDQELLKAVESQWERTVARRTYLTGGMGSRHADESYGEDWELPPDRAYNETCASIASIMLSHRLLLATGDARYADLAERTMYNMLATGVALDGKSFFYVNPLQVRVPATPLDGVNHAAEGGLRSPWFDVSCCPNNIARTLASLPAYVAAARDGGVLIHHLTPAEIRSGRLALRVETGYPWQGSVSVRVLEDGEGRIGLRVPAWATDATLAHVPVSSPDAPLPDGPLIRPVNPGYAYVEGPWRAGDEIRLELPMRPRWTVPDRRIDALRGSAAVERGPLVYCAESVADEPPLAGVTALVDPPVEHETDGVVELEVGARLASGGNGSWPYGAARPPEEGAGVRLRLVPYHRWGNRGPATMRVWLPTI, translated from the coding sequence GTGGCTAATCCCGTCCTGCCCTCATCGGGTGTCCTGTCCCCCCTCGGTCTCGACTCCGTACGCGTGCTGCCCGGCTTCTGGGGCGACCGGATCGTGCTCAACAACGAGGTGACGATCGCCCACTGCCAGGAATGGGAGGAACGCGAAGGCTGGATCGGCAACTTCAGGGGCGAGCGGCCCCGCAGGGGACGGGAGTTCAGCGACTCGGAGATCTACAAGCTGCTGGAGGCCATGGCCTGGGCCGACCATCCGGGGCTGCCCGCGCTGGCCGAGGTCGTGGCGCAGGCCCAGGAGGGCGACGGTTACCTCAACACCCGCTGGTCGGGCAGCCGGTACACCGACTTCGAGTGGGGTCACGAGCTGTACTGCTACGGCCACCTCATCCAGGCCGGGGTGGCGCGGCTGCGCATGCACGGCGAGGACCAGCTCACCCAGGTCGTCACCCGGGCCGCCGACCACGTGTGCCGGCGCTTCATGGACACCGACGAGACCTGCGGCCATCCCGTGATCGAGATGGCGCTGGTCGAGCTGTACCGGGCCACCGGCACCGAGCGGTACCTGGAGATGGCCCGCCGCTTCGTCGAGCGCCGCGGCCTGCCCGCGCTCGCCGACATCCCGTTCGGCCGCGGCTACTACCAGGACGACCTGCCCGTACGGCAGGCGCAGGTGTTCCGCGGGCACGTCGTGCGCGCGCTCTACCTGGCCTCCGGCGTGGTGGACGTGGCGGTCGAGACCGGGGACCAGGAGCTGCTGAAGGCGGTCGAGTCGCAGTGGGAGCGGACGGTCGCCCGGCGGACGTACCTGACCGGCGGCATGGGCTCGAGGCATGCCGACGAGTCGTACGGCGAGGACTGGGAGCTGCCGCCGGACCGCGCCTACAACGAGACGTGCGCGAGCATCGCCTCCATCATGCTGTCGCACCGGCTGCTGCTGGCCACCGGCGACGCGCGCTACGCCGACCTGGCCGAGCGAACCATGTACAACATGCTCGCCACGGGCGTGGCGCTGGACGGCAAGTCGTTCTTCTACGTCAACCCGCTGCAGGTGCGGGTGCCGGCGACGCCGCTCGACGGCGTCAACCACGCGGCCGAGGGCGGGCTGCGCTCGCCCTGGTTCGACGTGTCCTGCTGCCCGAACAACATCGCCCGAACCCTGGCCTCGCTGCCCGCCTACGTGGCCGCCGCGCGGGACGGCGGGGTGCTGATCCACCACCTCACCCCGGCGGAGATCCGCTCCGGACGGCTGGCGCTGCGGGTGGAGACCGGTTACCCGTGGCAGGGCTCGGTGAGCGTGCGCGTGCTGGAGGACGGCGAGGGCCGCATCGGGCTGCGCGTCCCGGCCTGGGCGACGGACGCCACGCTGGCGCACGTCCCGGTCTCCTCCCCGGACGCGCCGCTGCCCGATGGCCCGCTCATCCGTCCGGTGAACCCCGGGTACGCCTACGTCGAGGGGCCGTGGCGGGCCGGTGACGAGATCCGGCTCGAACTGCCGATGCGGCCCAGGTGGACCGTCCCCGACCGGCGGATCGACGCGCTGCGGGGCAGCGCGGCCGTGGAGCGGGGGCCGCTCGTCTACTGCGCGGAGTCGGTGGCCGACGAGCCGCCGCTCGCCGGGGTGACGGCGCTCGTCGACCCGCCGGTGGAGCACGAGACGGACGGCGTGGTGGAGCTGGAGGTGGGCGCGCGGCTGGCGTCCGGCGGCAACGGCTCCTGGCCGTACGGGGCCGCGCGCCCGCCCGAGGAGGGCGCCGGCGTGCGGCTGCGGCTGGTGCCGTACCACCGGTGGGGCAACCGCGGCCCCGCGACCATGCGTGTCTGGCTACCGACGATCTAG
- a CDS encoding carbohydrate ABC transporter permease, which produces MSRYLTLSALAVLFLFPLVWSGYVSLEEPSNYLEMARFGEGIDTYATNSLLVAVMTVGGTLIVSALGGYGFARFDFPGKNLLFLATLAILMVPYATILIPLYVLLGYLGLQNSLVGLSLVFVMFQLPFALFMMRNAFEALPRELEEAALVDGCGTFRAFWRILLHAVRPALITVGLFAFLASWNDFFAPLILLNDGSSFTLPVAVVSMTQHSFGAIDYGMLQAGVMVMAFPCLILFIVLQRHYVRGFMSGALRG; this is translated from the coding sequence GTGAGCCGTTACCTCACCCTGTCCGCCCTGGCGGTGCTGTTCCTGTTCCCGCTGGTCTGGAGCGGATACGTCTCGCTGGAGGAGCCGTCGAACTACCTGGAGATGGCCCGCTTCGGCGAGGGCATCGACACCTACGCCACCAACAGCCTGCTGGTGGCGGTCATGACCGTGGGCGGCACGCTGATCGTCTCGGCGCTCGGCGGCTACGGCTTCGCCCGCTTCGACTTCCCCGGCAAGAACCTGCTGTTCCTGGCCACGCTGGCGATCCTCATGGTGCCGTACGCGACGATCCTGATCCCGCTCTACGTGCTGCTCGGCTACCTCGGCCTGCAGAACTCGCTGGTCGGGCTCTCTCTGGTGTTCGTGATGTTCCAGCTCCCGTTCGCGCTGTTCATGATGCGCAACGCGTTCGAGGCGCTGCCGCGAGAGCTGGAGGAGGCCGCGCTGGTGGACGGTTGTGGCACGTTCCGGGCCTTCTGGCGGATCCTGCTGCACGCCGTGCGGCCCGCGCTGATCACGGTGGGCCTGTTCGCGTTCCTGGCCTCGTGGAACGACTTCTTCGCGCCCCTCATCCTGCTCAACGACGGATCGTCCTTCACGCTGCCGGTGGCCGTGGTCAGCATGACGCAGCACTCGTTCGGCGCGATCGACTACGGCATGCTCCAGGCCGGAGTCATGGTCATGGCCTTCCCCTGCCTCATCCTCTTCATCGTTCTGCAGCGCCACTACGTGCGCGGATTCATGTCAGGAGCTCTGCGTGGCTAA
- a CDS encoding carbohydrate ABC transporter permease has translation MTLTVTRSRRAAHSAPSARWRSRKVQGWLYAAPTAVIVGVLFIAPLVLVGWMSLNRWPLLGQATFNAPANYLKIADNPLFLDAVVFTLKYTAITTVLLSGVALGLALLVQERRPGVAFFRTAFFLPGAVGFAAAGLLFYGMLNNDFGPIDPMLQALGITSEPVKWIGTPNMALFSTITLVIWRFAGFNMLILLTGLQAIPTEVYEAARSDGANRWQIFTKITLPLLRPTLALMLILSVTGSLLAFDQFFVFTNGGPDNSTVSMVMVVYRDAFFRFDLGGAAALSVVLLVALVGLNTLMMRRLR, from the coding sequence ATGACGCTGACGGTAACGCGTTCCAGGCGGGCGGCGCACTCGGCGCCGTCCGCCCGGTGGCGGAGCAGGAAGGTCCAGGGCTGGCTGTACGCGGCTCCGACGGCCGTCATCGTGGGCGTGCTGTTCATCGCGCCCCTCGTGCTCGTCGGCTGGATGTCGCTCAACCGCTGGCCGCTGCTCGGCCAGGCCACGTTCAACGCCCCCGCCAACTACCTCAAGATCGCCGACAATCCGCTCTTCCTCGACGCGGTCGTCTTCACGCTGAAGTACACGGCCATCACCACCGTCCTGCTGTCGGGCGTGGCCCTGGGCCTGGCGCTGCTGGTCCAGGAGCGCAGGCCGGGCGTCGCGTTCTTCAGGACCGCGTTCTTCCTCCCCGGCGCGGTCGGCTTCGCGGCGGCCGGCCTGCTGTTCTACGGGATGCTGAACAACGACTTCGGCCCCATCGACCCGATGTTGCAGGCCCTGGGCATCACCAGCGAGCCGGTCAAGTGGATCGGCACCCCGAACATGGCGCTGTTCTCCACGATCACGCTGGTGATCTGGCGCTTCGCCGGGTTCAACATGCTCATCCTGCTGACCGGCCTGCAGGCCATCCCGACCGAGGTGTACGAGGCCGCCAGGAGCGACGGCGCGAACCGCTGGCAGATCTTCACCAAGATCACGCTCCCGCTGCTGCGCCCGACCCTGGCGCTGATGCTGATCCTCAGCGTCACGGGCTCGCTGCTGGCCTTCGACCAGTTCTTCGTCTTCACCAACGGCGGCCCGGACAACAGCACGGTCTCCATGGTCATGGTCGTCTACCGGGACGCGTTCTTCCGCTTCGACCTCGGCGGCGCCGCGGCCCTGTCGGTCGTGCTGCTCGTGGCCCTGGTCGGGCTCAACACGCTGATGATGCGGAGGCTCAGGTGA
- a CDS encoding ABC transporter substrate-binding protein, which yields MTITMWTRAATQTQSERLVAEYNKTHKNQVKLTVIPTDNYQPRIAAAAGAKQLPDVFAADVIFVPNYTSQGLFMDITDRIAALPYKDKLAPSHMKLGTLDNRQYTLPHTLDLSVWFWNKDLYEKAGLDPEQGPKSLKEFAQHATTIQEKLGKDGKVHGTFFGGNCGGCYVFTFWPSVWAAGAQIMNDEGTTSLNDQPVMTEVFKIWRELYEKKATGPTAKEEQGPTWTGFFPKGEIGVMPMPSTTLGLMPKEMKIGVTPIAGPDGGESTFVGGDSLGISATSKNADAAWEFINWTVSDQAQVEVMAKNKDVLARTDLAGNKYSAEDPRVVMINSLVAKGQTPFALRFGQTYNDPQGPWLRLAREAVFGDASKVPQLNAEITKSLQQ from the coding sequence GTGACGATCACCATGTGGACCCGCGCGGCCACCCAGACGCAGAGCGAGCGCCTGGTCGCCGAGTACAACAAGACCCACAAGAACCAGGTCAAGCTCACCGTCATCCCGACGGACAACTACCAGCCCCGCATCGCCGCCGCGGCCGGTGCCAAGCAACTTCCCGACGTGTTCGCGGCAGACGTCATCTTCGTCCCGAACTACACCTCCCAGGGCCTGTTCATGGACATCACGGACAGGATCGCGGCCCTGCCGTACAAGGACAAGCTCGCCCCCTCCCACATGAAGCTCGGCACGCTCGACAACCGGCAGTACACGCTGCCCCACACCCTCGACCTGTCGGTCTGGTTCTGGAACAAGGACCTGTACGAGAAGGCCGGCCTCGACCCGGAGCAGGGCCCCAAGTCGCTCAAGGAGTTCGCCCAGCACGCCACCACCATCCAGGAGAAGCTGGGCAAGGACGGCAAGGTGCACGGCACCTTCTTCGGCGGCAACTGCGGCGGCTGCTACGTCTTCACGTTCTGGCCGTCCGTCTGGGCCGCCGGCGCGCAGATCATGAACGACGAGGGCACCACCTCGCTGAACGACCAGCCGGTCATGACCGAGGTCTTCAAGATCTGGCGCGAGCTGTACGAGAAGAAGGCCACCGGGCCGACCGCCAAGGAGGAGCAGGGCCCCACCTGGACCGGCTTCTTCCCCAAGGGTGAGATCGGCGTGATGCCGATGCCGTCCACCACGCTCGGCCTGATGCCGAAGGAGATGAAGATCGGCGTCACCCCGATCGCCGGCCCCGACGGCGGCGAGTCCACGTTCGTGGGCGGCGACTCGCTCGGCATCTCCGCCACCTCCAAGAACGCCGACGCCGCCTGGGAGTTCATCAACTGGACGGTCTCCGACCAGGCCCAGGTCGAGGTGATGGCCAAGAACAAGGACGTGCTCGCGCGTACGGACCTGGCCGGCAACAAGTACTCGGCCGAGGACCCGCGCGTGGTGATGATCAACTCGCTGGTGGCCAAGGGGCAGACGCCGTTCGCGCTGCGCTTCGGCCAGACCTACAACGACCCGCAGGGGCCGTGGCTGCGGCTGGCCAGGGAGGCGGTCTTCGGTGACGCCTCGAAGGTCCCGCAGCTCAACGCCGAGATCACGAAGTCGCTGCAGCAATGA
- a CDS encoding LacI family DNA-binding transcriptional regulator, translating to MAGKRATINDVASLAGVSIATASKALNGRQDVRAATRERVLAAAAELSFQPNALARGLLSGQTRTVGLLTSDSVGRFGIPVLLGAEDAFGAGEMAVLLCDARGDAIREQHHLRALLSRRVDGLIVVGESTNPRPSVSKDLPVPVVYAYGPSEDPSDVSFVPDDVGAAAMAVNHLLALGRRRIAHVTGPAHYKAARDREEGLRRALAEAGVQQAGQTLSGVWSQRWGRHAAEMLLMAEPEIDAVFCGSDQIAAGFVEAVRERGRRVPDDLAVVGYDNWEVLSTETRPALTTVDMNLEVLGRTAAQHLFAAIDGKATPGVHTLPCQLVIRDSTSPPGVS from the coding sequence ATGGCGGGTAAGCGGGCGACCATCAACGACGTGGCCTCGCTGGCGGGGGTATCGATCGCCACGGCCTCCAAGGCGCTCAACGGGCGCCAGGACGTGCGGGCGGCCACGCGCGAACGCGTGCTCGCCGCCGCGGCCGAGCTCTCCTTCCAGCCGAACGCCCTGGCCAGAGGGCTGCTCTCGGGCCAGACCAGGACTGTCGGGCTGCTGACCTCCGACAGCGTCGGCCGGTTCGGCATCCCCGTGCTGCTGGGGGCCGAGGACGCGTTCGGCGCCGGGGAGATGGCGGTGCTGCTGTGCGACGCGCGCGGGGACGCGATCAGGGAGCAGCACCACCTGCGCGCCCTGCTGTCGCGGCGCGTGGACGGGCTGATCGTGGTGGGGGAGAGCACGAACCCGCGGCCGTCCGTGAGCAAGGACCTGCCGGTGCCCGTGGTGTACGCGTACGGGCCGTCCGAGGACCCGTCGGACGTGTCGTTCGTCCCCGACGACGTGGGCGCGGCGGCGATGGCCGTCAACCACCTGCTCGCCCTGGGACGGCGGCGGATCGCGCACGTCACCGGGCCCGCCCACTACAAGGCGGCCCGCGACCGCGAGGAGGGGCTGCGCCGGGCGCTGGCCGAGGCCGGGGTCCAGCAGGCGGGGCAGACGTTGTCAGGGGTGTGGTCGCAGCGGTGGGGGCGGCACGCGGCCGAGATGTTGCTGATGGCCGAGCCGGAGATCGACGCGGTGTTCTGCGGCAGCGACCAGATCGCGGCCGGGTTCGTGGAGGCCGTGCGCGAGCGCGGGCGGCGGGTGCCCGACGACCTCGCGGTGGTCGGCTACGACAACTGGGAGGTGCTCTCCACCGAGACGCGGCCCGCGCTGACGACCGTGGACATGAACCTGGAGGTGCTGGGCCGGACCGCGGCGCAACACCTCTTCGCTGCCATCGACGGCAAGGCCACGCCCGGGGTGCACACGCTGCCCTGCCAACTCGTGATCCGAGACTCCACCTCGCCGCCCGGGGTCTCCTAA
- a CDS encoding NAD(P)-dependent oxidoreductase: protein MNEHVSILGLGAMGRALASALLAAGREVTVWNRTPGKAGGLGAREASSVEEAIEAGDLTVVCLLDDASVRETLAPVAPKLDGATLVNLTSGSARQARRLAGWLDGHGVRLLAGGIMAVPPTVGTDGAFILYSGARDLFDRVAPVLAPIGRPQWVGADPGFAALYDMAALSGMYGMSAGADHAVTMVHREGGDVEAFKREVLGPWMEQMLPFMVGGADMSESVPEEYNPAMQATGLENMLAASQEAGVPEDLAGHLRASLWRMRRAAA from the coding sequence ATGAACGAACACGTGAGCATCCTCGGACTGGGAGCCATGGGGCGCGCGCTGGCGAGCGCGCTCCTCGCGGCCGGTCGCGAAGTGACGGTCTGGAACCGTACCCCCGGGAAGGCGGGCGGGCTCGGCGCGCGGGAGGCGTCGAGCGTGGAAGAGGCGATCGAGGCGGGCGACCTCACGGTGGTCTGCCTGCTGGACGACGCCAGCGTGCGCGAGACGCTGGCCCCGGTGGCGCCGAAGCTGGACGGCGCCACCCTGGTCAACCTCACCAGCGGCTCCGCACGGCAGGCACGCCGGCTCGCCGGCTGGCTGGACGGGCACGGGGTTCGGCTCCTCGCCGGCGGCATCATGGCGGTGCCCCCGACGGTGGGCACCGACGGCGCCTTCATCCTCTACAGCGGCGCCCGCGACCTGTTCGACCGGGTCGCCCCCGTGCTCGCGCCCATCGGCCGTCCTCAGTGGGTGGGCGCGGACCCCGGCTTCGCGGCGCTGTACGACATGGCGGCCCTCAGCGGCATGTACGGCATGAGCGCCGGAGCGGACCACGCCGTGACCATGGTCCACCGCGAGGGCGGCGACGTGGAGGCGTTCAAGCGCGAGGTGCTGGGGCCGTGGATGGAGCAGATGCTCCCGTTCATGGTGGGCGGCGCCGACATGAGCGAGTCCGTTCCCGAGGAGTACAACCCCGCGATGCAGGCGACCGGCCTGGAGAACATGCTCGCCGCCTCCCAGGAGGCGGGCGTGCCGGAGGACCTCGCCGGCCACCTGCGCGCGTCGCTGTGGCGGATGCGCCGCGCCGCCGCCTGA
- a CDS encoding winged helix-turn-helix transcriptional regulator, translating to MGPVRNPPYICALDAAMDVVDGKWKALILWALDERLRRFGELRRSLPGISEKVLAQQLRELEADGIVRRTVFDETVPRVEYELTDAGVALYAALGALGEWGARRMNELGLVPTHGEE from the coding sequence ATGGGGCCGGTGCGTAACCCGCCCTACATCTGCGCCCTCGACGCCGCCATGGACGTCGTCGACGGCAAGTGGAAAGCGCTGATCCTGTGGGCGCTGGACGAGCGGCTGCGCCGCTTCGGCGAACTGCGCCGCAGCCTGCCCGGCATCAGCGAGAAGGTCCTCGCCCAGCAACTGCGCGAGCTGGAGGCGGACGGGATCGTCCGGCGGACCGTGTTCGACGAGACGGTGCCCCGGGTCGAGTACGAGCTGACGGACGCCGGGGTCGCGCTCTACGCGGCGCTGGGCGCCCTGGGGGAGTGGGGCGCCCGCCGCATGAACGAGCTCGGCCTCGTCCCCACCCACGGCGAGGAGTGA